TTGATTGGGGCCTAGGCAACCGATCCAATCCATCACAGATACGCCTCGACGACATCGACCCGGGAGCAACAATTTTCGCCCCCGCACGTCGGCTAGCTAGCGCTGCAGCAGCACCTACctggcccgccgccgccggccggggAGCCTACCGGCGACGGAGCGTCGTGCTGGTTGGAGGCACACCTTGGCACTTGGGATGCTCCGGCTGGCCGGCCGACACCGTCTGCCCATCATCCATGTGGCCTCCTGCCTGCCCCTGCCACACTACTGATCATTGACACTGAGGCCATCCACGACCGCTCAGGGTAGTTGCCACGTCCGGTCCATCGACTCTTTTTCACCAAGAGTCGTCGTGCTCGGAAATCCGTCGCCACGGCGGGTGTTGCAGTTCTACGCACCTAGGCGACGGCCAAAAGCAGCAGGCTCGCAAGAGAATCTGCAGTGGATGCCAGACATCAAGTGTCCATCATGTGTTTGTTGCAAACAAATGTTTCTTCCATCATCACATTATTTATTAACCCAATAATAAGCGTACATAAAGTAATCAACCAGGTTCCACGCTCTTTCGCGCTATGAACCTGCATCCAGTTGAATCGATCCACGGACACATGCGTGGATCATGCAGCTTAATTAGTGTACGTACTAGAGGATGATCGGATTACTGCACGGAGTAGTAGTACATGCTATGGTGTACACGTACGTGCGTAATACGATGAGAATCATCATTAGATGAATCGAATTTATAGCTTGAAGAGGCTTAACTAGCGCTTGAGCTTGAACCCGTGGCCGTCGTCGTGgtgctcctcgtcgtcctcctcctccgagtAGAACTCGACGATCTCCGACAGGTCGTCGGCGGCCGCGCCGTCGGTGGCGGCCAGCCAGAGCAGGTGCTCGAACAGCAGCGCGTCCACGGtcaccgccaccgcgccgcccgcggTGCGCCTTCCCGCCGCGGCCACCAACCTGCGCACCGGCTCGGCCTCCAGCACCGCCGGGTCCACGTGGAACACGCTCCTCGCCTTCCCCGTCGTGCCGACCTCCACCCTCACGACGTCGACGCCGACGGACGCCGACTCGAGGCGCCGGTATCCGTGGCCGTGGCCGCGGCGGGAGGCGGCCGAGCGGAGGAAGGTGTAGCAGCCGGCCGCGGAGGGCCGTGGCGACGGGGCCTCCTCGTCGGGGAGCGCGCCGTGGTGGTGAGGCATTGTTGCCGGGTTTCTTGCTCTTGGCCTGCTGAAACTGGAACTGGAACTGGGCAACCCGGAGGTAAGCTGGTGGCCGGCCGGAGGCAAAGTGTTTGGCTTCCGTGAGTGAGAGAGCGAAGCGATCGGGGGCGTTGCGTTGCGTGGTGGAAGTCCTTTTATGTTGGACGGAGGGTTTGGAACTAACGGTCGAGTTACCACCCGGGTGGGGGGTTGTGCCGGAATGGATCGGATCAGGGAAGGTGGCTTTTGCGTTTACTTTTGGTTTTCCTTTCGTTTTCCCTCTCTCGATCGACATGGGGTCGTTGTTTTTGTTGCTCATAAACTGATAGGATCGGCCACCTAGAAACCTGCTTGATGTCATAATCCATTCATATATACGCTCTACTGCCTTACTTCGACGCAAATATTTTTTTATCTCATTTCACACATTTTACATTATTAAAACGCATTGAGATTTTTCTGGGCACACTGCGCCGCCACACCTCATCCGTTTGTAGGTCATCCCTCCTTCATTGACTTGAATGGAGTGCAGGGAGGCCCCGACCTACTGAATGGAGTTCTCCCCCTCCCTTCGCTTTGGAGTTTTTAGTAGGTTGGTGGCGACGGTGCCGATCTGGTCAATAATGTTTTCTTGAGTCTCCTCATCTCAACAGTGTCGGTTGCGGTCGTGTAGATGGCTCAATTGGCGTAGATTCATGTTAGTCTCTCTGGTCGTTGAGTTAGGGTTTACAGGGTTTGTCAACATGGTGGCGAGGGCAGCTTCGCTTTGCCTCCTAGGTGTGACCTTCGGTCCGGAGTGAGGCTTGTCAGCTTGTTTGGAGGTTGGGATCTTGGATCTTTCGGTGGTAACGTCTTCGATGGTTTCTTCTCTAGGGCGATGGTTCGTTATGACCATGGCTTTGATGCCATCTTATCCATGATTAGCAATGATTGGCGGGCTCCAATGACGAAGAGGCAACCGTGCAACACGCTATTGGCCCATTTGAGACTATAAGACAATCGACCATCTAGGGACATCAATATATTTTCTTTATTTTCAAAGGTGTCTAATCTCTTAAGAGTTTCAAGACTAGCATGTTagaaaatgttactccctccaatCCGAATTAGAGGCTGTGTCAATTGATTCGTATCAGAGACAGTAAAATTTGTACGAATAAAAAAGGCATTAGTTGAGATATCATGTAGGTCAACTTCATATTTCATGACGGGACCTCCAATTACATAGCTATGACCTTCCTTCTAAATGGCTCAAGCATCTCTAATGAGATATCTATATACACTACTGTATTTGCCTGAGACTCAAACTTATCAATAGGCAAGTATGAAATCACCTTAAATCATTGCCGAGGACCATTGCGCCGTGGAAAGATCACTGTCCACCACGTGGAAAGATTTAGTAACGGCTCGAATATCTAGATCTTTTTATTTTTGAGTGGTACGAATATCTAGATCTAACACTAGTTTACTGAAGACTGGCCTAATCACTCGCACTAACACAAGTATTTTAATCTGACAGGCCCACAGACGATAATTAGTATGCCTCCTATATTCTCTTTGGAAAAAACCCTGTCGCCTTGTCACTAAAAAAAGGATTAGCTGGATACTAGTTAGCATCGAATATTAGCAGACAACCACGACGTGGTTGTTAGGTTTTGGCATTTTGAAGAAATACTAGTAATAGAAACAATAACCGATAAGAAGCTTCTCGGAATGAGCGAAGTTAAACTGCACGTAAGAGCGAAGTTCAAGTTGCTGTCAGTAAGAACATGCAAGTTTTGATGAACAAACGAGGAGTTTCAAACGGACGTCCGCTCATTTCAACGACAGTTAATTTTGGACGAAGGTTGTACAATTTTCATGGTGTTCTGGTGGCCGGCCGGTTGCCCAACACAACACGTAGAACGGAGTACTCCCGTGACATGATTCGGTGGTTCAAGTTTCGTGTCTCATCACATTACCAGTCGTGGCAGGCTCACCTTGGATATGCTAATTATGATGGCCTTGATGTGTCGTACGTACGTAGGTGCGCAAGATTTGTTGTCTCATTTGGAGATCTGTTAACTTCAGCTTCAGCGTCGTGCAACCAGGCTTCCATTGCGTGCAATCAACTCCTCGGCCATTACACGGCGCTCAGGAGGAGTGTGCAACAATTAAACTGCACTTAGTCTGTGCACGATATGTAcggaaccggatcctctaacatccTCAAAGGATGTCACGTAAGCTACAGTAACCGTGACAtccctccttcacatccatatgattAAGCCTAAAATGATTATAATTAATTTTGCAAATTACAAATCTACTATATATATTTACAAAAATTACGTACAAACAAAATTATGGTGCAATAAAattattttttgatttatttttgtaCATACTACAGTAAATCGTGTACACATATTTTTGTACATGCTACGGTACCCTAACATCCCTTTTTCGTTTTACACACACATTTCACTGTAGCTTCGTGACATCCCTTGAAgatgttagaggatccacttccgaTATGTACTACCATTGCACTATTCTAACTTAGTGTGTATTCCCTCCTATCCGTTTCATAATATAGTGCGCAATTTGATCAAATTTATCCAAGGAAGGAAAATGTCAAAATAAATACAATATATCTCATAATgcatctaatggtatttattttatACTAGCAAAACggtctgtgcgttgcaacgggagaaaaaatataTCACAATCTCCAATGACCGTGACCACATTTTactgcatcaccgagatacactatcactcatTTTCATGGAatcgtgaacaatttttaaaaatcatgaacattttttaaaactcatGAAAATACCTGAAATtgtgaaaaaaattcaaattcatgaacatttatacagattttcaaacattttataaaatcatgaacattttttgaattcatgaacatttatacTATTTGCAAGCCTTTTTCTAAttgtaaacattttttaaaacatttttcatGAATAGGCAAACATTTCTagaatcgatgaacattttttggaaattggtggaacaattttgaaattcacgaatattttttttgttttaacggacaatttttgaaatgcatgatcatttttttgAATCAGTGAATGTGTTATGAatcaataaactattttgtaagtcacggataatttttgaaattttaggatatttttcaattcatgaacattttttgaaccggaaaaatgctctttttttaatttttggaacTTGTTGGtagtcccaaattatttaaagtgGAAAAAAAGGAAGacgaaaaggaaaaaagaaaaatttaaaaaGAAATTTGAAAAAAGGCCCCCAGACATGGGCCGGGCCAAACAGGCACACTGTGTCTTATCCCAGCGCACAGAGCACAGTATAGAATGTTCCTACTGCATGGGCCGGCTCAGGCGAGGATTCCCCTGTGCGAAATgtttttttatcacttataggtCGCATCGGTGGTTAATATTTTGCAACATCGAAGACAATTTTGATAACGCACTGCCAGAAGAAATAGCccttttattattaggtatagattaTAATTCTAGATATTTTTCtttataaaatttggtcaaagtttgacattttgaacatctaaaccgcactatattatggaacggagtaCTACAACAGGGTATCTTATGATAGCTATTGGCATGGCAAGGATACTTCCCAGGCCCCTGGCTTTGGCCCTGTGGCTCATTTCACTCTTTTTTAAGTCTAAATACACTTCCGTTATTGCTCAGTAATGTTCTTAGGGATACAATGAAGATTTGGTGGGTTTATAAGCCACAAATGATGCCCATAATTCAGACCGAAAGTAGGCTTAACGAGGCTGCGTGCCTCGAGGTTGGTAGATCAACCCTCAAAGATGAAGGTACAATGGAGAAAAATTCTTG
This region of Triticum aestivum cultivar Chinese Spring chromosome 2D, IWGSC CS RefSeq v2.1, whole genome shotgun sequence genomic DNA includes:
- the LOC123048972 gene encoding uncharacterized protein is translated as MPHHHGALPDEEAPSPRPSAAGCYTFLRSAASRRGHGHGYRRLESASVGVDVVRVEVGTTGKARSVFHVDPAVLEAEPVRRLVAAAGRRTAGGAVAVTVDALLFEHLLWLAATDGAAADDLSEIVEFYSEEEDDEEHHDDGHGFKLKR